In Ignavibacteria bacterium, one DNA window encodes the following:
- a CDS encoding T9SS type A sorting domain-containing protein yields MKYISFLTLILLGSILFAQPRKEVRAVWVTTAGRADFPFSVGASAQRAEIDGIVNVCKNANLNTIVFQVSARGDAYYSSSFLPWASNLTCFTPCQDPSNLGFNPGYNPLAEMILKARQQNIEVHAWINAYYVISDTLSKYLSVITFPPHPAIIDSSNGQRYWKTRWFAKTSTGQMKSDGGFFLDPGNPDVRHHLVNIATEIVKNYNIDGIHFDFIRYTDLGAEALLFGDASNYWFTNRTDSLNGNPWNLPRNDFARLNIERMVKMTMDSVKHYKPWVKVGATTPGVYTAAAMGLSCGVWELYNQLRSDPKAWAAKGYIDYHNPQVYWNIATCPEFTKISNWWKNNLSGKQTWLGLASYRIGEPNFGDINEIKNQINYSRTIGASGVNFFRFRSMASSINYFDSLTNSLYKYPANQPPMIWKDPVPPNKPNYITIQKITSDRFRIAWTRPQTATDGEIAEYYNIFRATSPIDPNKAEHLYKITSNPDTFYFDIIPDTNSVYYYAVSAFDKVDNESEISNTIATNIEIDYENYPTTINLSQNYPNPFNPLTKIDFEIYLPGLTTLKVYDMLGREIAALVNENLSAGKYSVEFNSNIYNLPSGIYYYRLTNSGSSITKSFVLLK; encoded by the coding sequence ATGAAATACATTTCATTTCTTACACTAATACTGCTTGGCAGCATTTTATTTGCCCAGCCGCGTAAAGAAGTTAGAGCTGTCTGGGTAACCACTGCAGGTAGAGCTGATTTTCCATTTTCTGTTGGCGCTTCAGCGCAGAGAGCTGAGATCGATGGAATAGTAAATGTTTGTAAGAATGCAAATCTCAATACAATTGTATTTCAAGTAAGTGCGCGCGGCGATGCGTATTATAGCTCTTCGTTCCTCCCTTGGGCTTCAAATCTTACATGCTTTACTCCATGTCAGGATCCATCAAATTTAGGATTTAATCCAGGATATAATCCACTCGCTGAAATGATCTTGAAAGCAAGACAACAAAATATTGAAGTTCATGCGTGGATCAATGCTTATTACGTAATTAGTGATACACTCTCGAAATATCTTTCAGTTATAACATTTCCACCGCATCCAGCGATTATTGACAGCTCCAACGGTCAACGTTACTGGAAAACACGCTGGTTTGCTAAGACTTCTACAGGTCAGATGAAAAGTGACGGCGGATTTTTCTTAGATCCAGGCAATCCGGATGTCAGACATCACTTAGTAAACATTGCAACTGAAATCGTAAAGAATTATAATATTGATGGAATCCATTTTGATTTTATTAGATATACAGACCTTGGAGCCGAAGCTCTTCTATTTGGAGATGCTTCTAACTATTGGTTCACAAATCGAACAGATTCTTTAAATGGCAATCCTTGGAATTTGCCGCGTAATGATTTCGCACGATTGAACATTGAGCGAATGGTTAAAATGACGATGGATTCTGTGAAACATTATAAACCGTGGGTGAAGGTCGGAGCTACAACTCCAGGTGTTTATACTGCGGCGGCAATGGGATTATCCTGCGGTGTATGGGAGTTATATAATCAATTACGTTCAGATCCAAAAGCATGGGCTGCAAAAGGATATATTGATTATCACAATCCGCAAGTTTATTGGAATATCGCGACGTGCCCCGAATTCACAAAAATTTCTAATTGGTGGAAGAATAATTTAAGTGGTAAACAAACTTGGTTGGGACTTGCTTCATATAGAATAGGTGAACCAAACTTTGGCGATATAAATGAAATTAAGAATCAGATAAATTATTCACGTACTATTGGTGCATCTGGTGTGAATTTCTTCAGATTCCGGAGTATGGCAAGTTCGATAAACTATTTTGACTCGCTCACAAATTCACTGTATAAATATCCTGCAAATCAACCGCCAATGATTTGGAAAGATCCTGTTCCGCCAAATAAACCAAATTATATTACGATTCAGAAAATCACCTCAGATAGGTTTAGAATTGCGTGGACAAGACCTCAAACCGCTACAGATGGAGAGATTGCAGAGTATTACAATATTTTCAGAGCAACATCTCCAATAGATCCAAATAAAGCAGAACATTTGTATAAAATTACATCTAATCCTGATACTTTTTATTTTGATATTATTCCAGATACAAACTCGGTTTACTACTATGCTGTTTCTGCTTTTGATAAAGTTGATAATGAAAGCGAAATCTCAAATACAATCGCTACAAATATCGAAATTGATTATGAAAATTATCCGACAACAATTAATTTAAGCCAGAATTATCCAAATCCATTTAATCCGCTGACTAAGATAGATTTCGAAATTTATTTACCAGGGCTTACAACTTTGAAAGTTTATGACATGCTAGGAAGAGAGATCGCGGCTTTAGTAAATGAAAATTTATCAGCGGGAAAATATTCCGTAGAATTTAATTCAAATATTTATAATTTACCTAGCGGAATCTATTATTATCGATTAACTAATTCTGGTTCATCAATCACAAAAAGTTTTGTTTTATTAAAGTAG
- a CDS encoding type IX secretion system membrane protein PorP/SprF: MKKILVCLIFSCFSLVQAGGFDNLGVHSRVIGIGGVYYGIGDAPYSVFYNPAGLAHLKRIEINSTYTNLFPGLEDESIYYLTASGVLPFEPIGNFGAGITFLKTNHWQENTLILSYARNMVGSFGIGGSVKLLRWSAAAAPGEAPLSFFGLSFDAGAYYTLENFLGQGNLRFGAAVQDITQPSIAKNGSKDAALPMKLAAGISYFSPGYDYLIGIDGIKEGDAYYLRLGAEFLAMKVRVLGVESGFYVRGGLNGVVNKIDSKQSSLNGGFGLFVEKFKFDYAYDHQLEIKSIGGSHKLSIGYQF; the protein is encoded by the coding sequence GTGAAGAAAATTTTAGTTTGTTTAATTTTTAGTTGTTTCAGTCTTGTCCAAGCCGGTGGTTTTGATAATCTTGGTGTGCACAGCAGGGTGATCGGTATTGGCGGAGTGTACTACGGTATTGGTGATGCACCATATTCGGTCTTTTATAATCCCGCCGGTTTGGCTCATTTAAAAAGAATCGAAATAAATTCCACTTACACGAATTTATTTCCCGGTCTTGAAGATGAAAGTATTTATTATCTAACTGCTTCAGGCGTTCTTCCTTTCGAACCGATTGGAAATTTTGGTGCGGGAATTACGTTTTTAAAAACGAATCACTGGCAGGAGAATACATTAATCTTGAGTTACGCACGAAATATGGTTGGCTCATTTGGAATTGGCGGAAGTGTAAAATTATTGAGATGGAGTGCAGCCGCAGCGCCCGGAGAGGCACCCCTTTCGTTTTTCGGATTAAGCTTTGATGCTGGTGCATATTATACCTTGGAGAATTTTCTTGGACAAGGGAATCTCAGATTTGGTGCTGCTGTTCAAGATATCACTCAACCAAGCATAGCAAAAAACGGTTCAAAAGATGCTGCTCTCCCAATGAAACTCGCTGCAGGTATTTCGTATTTTTCTCCTGGTTACGACTATTTAATAGGTATAGATGGAATAAAAGAAGGTGACGCTTATTATTTAAGATTAGGTGCAGAATTTCTTGCAATGAAAGTTCGTGTGCTTGGGGTTGAATCTGGTTTTTATGTTCGCGGGGGATTGAATGGTGTAGTTAATAAGATTGACTCAAAACAGAGTTCGTTGAACGGTGGATTCGGTCTCTTCGTAGAGAAATTTAAATTTGATTATGCTTATGATCATCAATTAGAAATTAAATCGATTGGCGGAAGTCATAAATTATCTATCGGATATCAATTTTAG
- a CDS encoding tetratricopeptide repeat protein: MWQAIVVIVAAVLSVFIPTPQEMRNAFTAGQNYFVSRDYVNAIRQYDKILYTESPFLKEDSVKVSILNDEFRVSVRIAAAYQKANTFKQLSKGDSAIHYFRQVANQKEENKLAALAQFQIYDILYKLEKFDPCIQEASLLVRRFPKEKKSEQALYDIGWAYRELENLDSSSIAFERLLSQYPTTEYYARALYQVAQNYFESASYDSALVHWSELVVKFRPSIFTEKDWEKVELKAEKERRIFEATQGREVESTDLELVAKANIKIGDAYRKKGDFSRSIDAYRSIITTYTLLPSLQEIAWIKIADYSLAEKGIDEAIDAYRDAIDANFSNKKLQAKMQYKIAETYQIAKMFTKAAGEFDFYINSFGQVADAIDFSVDKAKFSVLLNYYNAKDFQRAVAHSDSFTQKYAYSDLTPGVLSMQASSLNFLGEYSKAQRTLEILIKQFPKSNEIVNAKVQLGFTLYKIGEIESALNLYKSTLEEHPEKIDSSEVSYYILMAVADLKRYDEALAHFDKVKFNSPYFPAAVNRVTKIYVARSEFDDGEKFLKDVLEKAVANKDSVNYLNDIYFSTADLYIGKSDYQSALNQLNIILDDSKVAVERESFAVQVKYVRGIINFQLENYEAAIEDLEESLASKTFTSIMNANVSNANEKLALSYAKSGKTEKGVSIFLDLVSRTENEIDKGKYYSVLSSIYYESGNYKEGISYSEKSLQVNGLDTATIISSYITLSNCYKGLNQLPKSVSLLLEASEKFPNAAEIENVLFQLAAINYDNSDYEKAIDIFNKFLAQYPESENKRDALLFKGYSHYEIGEWDNAYNTMKRFIAAYPQDPKSPDMQYYASESMFNLKKFESAIREYQNLYKRYPKSELAPVALYNEAWCYYELKQPERMIETFKSLVQKFPKSENAPHGLFTIGDYYYNIKDYPNASLYYTELKNKYPSYEKIAEVENLIYDLSQINSYLEYEKAMKFFDDRKYEKAIEELKKVLTKYSTESIAVGCHVNIASAYEMLDLKREAIEWYNKVIQLYSESRDENERAAVFFAREHKEWLESQ, encoded by the coding sequence ATGTGGCAGGCAATAGTAGTCATAGTTGCGGCTGTCTTAAGTGTGTTCATTCCGACACCTCAAGAGATGCGAAATGCATTCACTGCAGGCCAGAATTATTTCGTTTCGCGCGACTATGTAAATGCCATCAGACAATACGATAAAATTCTTTACACTGAGAGTCCATTTCTCAAAGAAGACAGTGTTAAGGTCTCTATCTTAAATGATGAGTTCCGTGTCAGCGTTCGAATTGCCGCTGCATATCAAAAAGCTAATACATTTAAACAACTAAGTAAGGGCGATTCAGCAATTCACTACTTCCGCCAAGTAGCAAATCAGAAAGAAGAGAACAAATTAGCAGCACTTGCACAATTTCAGATATATGACATTTTATATAAACTTGAAAAATTTGATCCTTGTATCCAGGAAGCATCATTATTAGTAAGGCGTTTTCCGAAAGAAAAGAAATCTGAGCAAGCACTCTATGATATCGGTTGGGCTTATCGAGAACTCGAAAACCTAGACAGCTCGAGTATAGCATTTGAAAGACTCTTGTCTCAGTATCCTACAACAGAATACTACGCACGTGCATTATATCAGGTTGCCCAAAATTATTTTGAAAGTGCAAGTTACGATTCAGCACTGGTTCATTGGAGCGAACTTGTTGTTAAGTTTCGACCCTCCATCTTCACAGAAAAAGATTGGGAAAAGGTTGAACTTAAAGCTGAAAAAGAGAGAAGAATTTTCGAAGCAACGCAAGGAAGAGAAGTCGAGAGCACTGATCTTGAGCTCGTTGCAAAAGCTAATATTAAAATCGGCGATGCTTATAGAAAGAAGGGCGATTTTTCTCGGTCAATCGACGCTTATAGATCGATAATAACGACCTATACACTCTTGCCGTCTCTTCAAGAAATTGCTTGGATAAAAATTGCAGATTATTCACTCGCGGAAAAAGGAATAGATGAAGCTATTGACGCCTATCGGGATGCAATCGATGCTAATTTTTCTAATAAAAAGCTGCAAGCTAAGATGCAATATAAAATTGCCGAGACTTACCAAATCGCAAAGATGTTTACCAAAGCTGCAGGAGAATTCGATTTCTACATTAACAGTTTTGGACAGGTAGCTGATGCAATTGATTTCAGTGTCGATAAGGCAAAGTTCAGCGTGCTTCTGAATTATTACAACGCAAAAGATTTTCAAAGGGCTGTAGCTCATTCCGATTCATTCACTCAGAAATATGCTTACAGCGATTTAACGCCCGGTGTTCTCTCGATGCAAGCCTCATCTTTGAATTTTTTAGGTGAATATTCTAAAGCACAGAGGACTCTTGAGATTTTGATCAAACAATTTCCTAAGAGCAATGAAATAGTAAATGCAAAAGTTCAACTTGGTTTTACATTATATAAAATCGGAGAAATCGAATCTGCCCTAAATCTTTATAAGTCAACTCTTGAAGAACATCCGGAGAAAATTGATTCGAGTGAAGTTTCTTATTATATACTGATGGCAGTAGCCGATTTGAAAAGATATGATGAGGCACTTGCACATTTCGACAAGGTTAAATTTAATTCTCCCTATTTTCCTGCAGCAGTAAATCGTGTTACTAAAATCTATGTTGCCCGCTCCGAGTTTGATGACGGTGAGAAATTCTTAAAAGATGTTTTAGAAAAGGCGGTCGCGAATAAGGATTCGGTCAATTATTTGAATGATATTTATTTCAGTACGGCGGATTTATACATAGGAAAAAGCGATTACCAATCTGCGTTGAATCAGCTGAATATTATATTAGATGATTCTAAAGTTGCCGTCGAAAGAGAAAGTTTTGCTGTTCAAGTTAAGTATGTCCGAGGGATAATAAATTTTCAATTAGAGAATTATGAAGCTGCTATCGAAGATTTAGAAGAAAGCCTTGCCTCCAAGACTTTTACCTCAATTATGAATGCGAACGTCTCCAATGCCAACGAGAAATTAGCTTTATCTTATGCAAAAAGCGGTAAAACTGAAAAAGGAGTTAGCATCTTTCTTGATTTAGTTTCAAGAACAGAAAATGAAATTGATAAGGGAAAATATTATTCCGTTTTATCATCGATTTATTATGAAAGTGGTAATTATAAAGAGGGCATCAGTTATTCTGAAAAATCACTTCAAGTGAACGGATTAGACACTGCGACAATAATTTCATCATACATTACTTTGTCAAACTGTTACAAAGGATTAAATCAGCTTCCAAAAAGTGTTTCATTACTTCTCGAAGCATCTGAGAAATTCCCAAATGCCGCTGAGATTGAAAATGTTCTTTTCCAATTGGCTGCTATTAATTATGATAATTCTGACTATGAAAAGGCGATTGACATTTTTAATAAGTTTTTAGCTCAATATCCAGAAAGTGAAAACAAACGTGATGCCTTGCTATTTAAAGGATACTCTCACTATGAAATTGGAGAGTGGGATAACGCGTATAACACTATGAAAAGGTTTATCGCAGCATATCCTCAAGATCCGAAATCGCCTGATATGCAATACTATGCTTCAGAGTCAATGTTCAATTTGAAAAAATTCGAATCAGCAATTCGAGAGTATCAGAATTTATATAAAAGATATCCAAAGTCTGAGTTAGCGCCAGTGGCATTGTACAATGAAGCATGGTGCTATTATGAGCTAAAACAACCAGAAAGAATGATAGAAACATTTAAATCGCTTGTTCAAAAATTTCCAAAGAGTGAAAACGCTCCTCATGGTTTGTTTACAATCGGTGACTACTATTACAATATTAAAGATTATCCAAATGCATCGCTTTATTATACCGAGTTGAAAAATAAATATCCCTCTTATGAAAAAATTGCTGAAGTAGAAAATTTGATATACGATCTTAGTCAGATTAATTCTTACCTTGAATATGAAAAAGCAATGAAGTTCTTTGACGATAGGAAATATGAAAAAGCAATTGAGGAATTAAAAAAAGTTTTAACAAAATATTCCACTGAGAGTATTGCGGTTGGCTGTCATGTGAATATTGCTTCGGCTTACGAAATGCTTGATTTGAAAAGAGAAGCAATCGAATGGTATAATAAAGTTATTCAGCTTTATTCCGAAAGCCGCGATGAAAACGAACGCGCTGCAGTATTTTTCGCTCGAGAACATAAAGAATGGTTAGAAAGTCAATAA
- a CDS encoding MotA/TolQ/ExbB proton channel family protein, giving the protein MNLQLILLQVETETTSWLTDNWLVDILSKGGWYIMYPLLFFSIISLGIIIERLYRYYSVPNEKKANSILDQLQNLLHQHGTVEPLIEWCDKNKGIFAYVFLQVLKRFNFLVVEKRPIHDMRNELLDTGDESAEEYFEEFLPIVNTIASVATLIGLLGTILGMIMSFDEIAKGGKGDPAIVAGGISVALITTAGGLIVAIPSVIGYSFLKRRTVKLIKFVEPFTNHFVNLILKDLARFATYREMLKTAYRDGVLNKDEEAFLKEKRIDLNISDTEGKKLEDEILKSLGYK; this is encoded by the coding sequence TTGAACTTACAATTAATATTGCTCCAAGTCGAAACTGAAACTACAAGCTGGTTAACAGATAATTGGCTTGTTGATATTTTAAGCAAAGGTGGGTGGTACATAATGTATCCGCTTTTATTTTTCTCTATAATCTCTCTCGGAATTATTATCGAAAGGTTATATAGATATTATTCCGTTCCAAATGAGAAAAAAGCTAATTCAATCTTAGATCAATTACAGAATTTATTACATCAGCATGGAACGGTGGAACCATTGATCGAATGGTGTGACAAGAATAAGGGAATATTTGCGTATGTCTTTTTGCAAGTACTCAAAAGATTTAATTTTCTTGTTGTCGAAAAACGTCCAATTCACGACATGAGAAATGAGCTACTTGATACTGGAGATGAATCTGCTGAAGAATACTTCGAAGAATTTTTACCGATTGTGAACACAATCGCAAGTGTCGCAACACTTATTGGATTGCTCGGAACAATTCTCGGAATGATCATGTCTTTTGATGAAATTGCAAAAGGAGGAAAAGGAGATCCAGCCATTGTAGCCGGTGGAATTTCCGTTGCATTAATTACTACAGCAGGTGGTTTAATTGTTGCAATACCATCTGTGATTGGTTATAGTTTTTTAAAAAGGAGAACAGTAAAACTCATAAAATTTGTTGAACCGTTCACAAATCATTTTGTTAATTTGATATTAAAAGATCTGGCTCGTTTTGCTACGTATCGAGAAATGTTAAAGACGGCTTACCGTGATGGCGTATTAAACAAGGATGAAGAAGCATTCTTAAAAGAAAAAAGAATTGATTTGAACATTTCTGATACCGAAGGGAAAAAACTTGAAGATGAAATTCTTAAATCTTTAGGGTATAAATAA
- a CDS encoding DUF4159 domain-containing protein: MKKFLLIVLILFTSIQFGCDSVYKYVFMPPERVAYMYMPDAENMKYMNDTTYRLSKDSLTIIMDRKDFKIELKYMTDFQLNTFEFPDDSKAGWFSKNPFTYGDWIDPSKGYSPNRFSVFKITIYNYSGSKINFDPEESLLETDRGDKLNAYAREKKAAKYQSMEEYYLKRKGASGIDDEVFESRMGIVRRTMVYLGKPVYAGDSREGFIVFDPMDESVEKVKFSLRNFILSYSETNEPDEFGNYVFYFSKVKFDRAKITGRTSLDTTFISIPTSKDSLLLDREINFTQLQYTSTETREGGNIEAWNPMPEAIPEFIKHLQAQTKIKSKFVRITADAPNLLVSDFVVLLGGFGKPNISSVMVNNLAELLSKGGFLYIENSHVTKSWPYYSSMLEFLNQLANRISGKTEIKRIALDHQIYNMRFKFTDLPKGLDDFNTQLLRNDYIDGLFINGKLTAVLSNKGYIPQWVALENKTEALNFGVNLVLYALERKK, from the coding sequence ATGAAAAAATTTCTTTTGATAGTTTTAATATTATTTACTTCAATTCAATTCGGATGTGACTCCGTTTATAAATATGTTTTCATGCCTCCGGAACGAGTCGCATATATGTACATGCCTGATGCAGAGAACATGAAATACATGAATGATACAACTTATAGACTTTCCAAAGATAGTCTGACGATAATCATGGATCGAAAAGATTTTAAAATTGAATTAAAGTACATGACCGATTTTCAGCTAAACACGTTCGAATTCCCAGATGACTCCAAAGCAGGTTGGTTCTCAAAAAATCCATTTACATATGGAGATTGGATTGATCCTTCAAAAGGATATTCTCCGAATAGATTCTCAGTATTTAAGATAACTATTTACAATTACTCCGGTTCTAAAATAAATTTCGACCCGGAAGAATCTCTTCTTGAAACAGATAGAGGAGATAAGTTGAATGCTTATGCTCGAGAGAAAAAAGCTGCAAAATATCAGAGTATGGAAGAGTATTATTTGAAGCGTAAAGGCGCCAGCGGAATTGATGATGAAGTTTTTGAATCAAGAATGGGAATTGTCAGAAGAACAATGGTTTATTTAGGTAAGCCGGTTTATGCAGGCGACTCCAGAGAAGGATTTATTGTGTTCGATCCAATGGATGAATCAGTTGAAAAAGTGAAATTCTCACTGAGGAATTTTATTCTTAGCTACAGTGAAACAAATGAACCTGATGAATTTGGAAATTATGTTTTTTACTTTAGCAAAGTAAAATTCGACCGAGCAAAGATTACAGGCAGAACATCTCTTGATACAACTTTTATTTCAATTCCAACTTCAAAAGATAGTTTGCTTTTGGATCGAGAAATTAATTTTACTCAGCTTCAATATACTTCCACAGAAACCCGTGAAGGTGGAAATATTGAAGCATGGAATCCAATGCCTGAAGCAATTCCAGAATTTATAAAGCATCTGCAAGCTCAGACAAAAATAAAATCTAAATTTGTGCGAATTACAGCCGATGCACCGAATTTGCTGGTTTCGGATTTTGTCGTTTTACTGGGCGGATTCGGGAAGCCAAATATTAGTTCAGTCATGGTGAATAATTTAGCTGAACTTTTATCGAAGGGCGGATTCTTATACATAGAAAATTCTCATGTTACAAAAAGTTGGCCATATTATTCATCCATGCTGGAATTTTTAAATCAACTCGCAAACAGAATCAGCGGGAAAACTGAAATAAAGAGAATTGCTCTGGACCATCAAATATATAACATGAGATTCAAATTTACTGATTTACCCAAAGGATTAGATGATTTCAACACACAGCTGCTTCGGAATGATTACATCGATGGACTATTCATTAATGGAAAGTTAACTGCTGTCCTATCGAACAAAGGTTATATTCCTCAATGGGTGGCGTTAGAAAACAAAACGGAAGCGTTGAATTTCGGAGTTAACCTTGTGCTTTATGCTCTCGAAAGGAAAAAATGA
- a CDS encoding biopolymer transporter ExbD codes for MARKRKEWEERGIDMTPMIDCVFQLLIFFMVTTVFAVQSGLKVDLPQAATSDAPPEKDLSITISDKGEMDLNGTRVTLDNLEEQLRIQKDIFGSKVLIIKADKKTFHGIVVDVMDAAKVVGIDQLAIATEEEEKDKNK; via the coding sequence ATGGCTCGGAAAAGAAAAGAATGGGAAGAACGGGGTATTGATATGACCCCTATGATCGATTGCGTATTTCAGCTATTGATCTTCTTCATGGTTACGACTGTATTTGCAGTGCAAAGTGGATTAAAGGTCGATCTGCCGCAAGCAGCAACTTCCGATGCGCCGCCTGAGAAAGATTTGAGTATCACTATTTCCGATAAGGGTGAGATGGATTTGAATGGTACTCGTGTAACTCTGGATAATCTTGAGGAACAGCTTAGGATCCAAAAAGATATTTTCGGAAGCAAAGTTTTAATTATCAAAGCAGATAAAAAAACATTTCATGGTATCGTCGTTGACGTAATGGATGCTGCAAAAGTTGTTGGTATCGATCAGCTTGCAATTGCTACTGAAGAGGAAGAGAAAGATAAAAACAAATAA
- a CDS encoding DUF4159 domain-containing protein: MQVINISGFEVNQKLKSFLSYYRKHLLIFLAISAFIHFLPIILQIDITESIKETKRPPTTVKFIQRAPKLQKQLELQKAPKIVERTLQRMLPQQVRMATMPRTMTTAARHGGTALSSLGRPGDYVDRTWSPQQAQFYGPNIQMEVENTRASSKRGTAGLRDNLIDWMNFQDRFSGMIDQGANKKDISGFLEFYQLQYRGSKVEDNNQPGWNAIPQALLNLSDFINNGTKVKVSLKGTIRLDSKEIMNIPVIFMIGYRAEPLYTKEEAQNLGRYLREGGFLFIDDAFAYESGSFSRKARQLVTDALGFDAIFERVPNNHPLFHAWEDFDAVPAGDDNIRPNGMSLANPNPAQRLKPVPERYKYIEGVFLGGRLAVVISNKGYSRAWGDWLKNPSSFGGPQDNTRQLQFGLNIIVYACTQKGGIIDKNKQKVAAEINQ, from the coding sequence ATGCAGGTCATAAACATATCTGGATTTGAAGTAAACCAAAAGTTAAAGAGTTTTCTTTCATACTATAGAAAACATCTTTTAATTTTTTTAGCAATTTCTGCATTCATACATTTCCTTCCGATTATTTTGCAAATTGATATTACTGAAAGTATTAAAGAAACAAAGCGCCCACCAACAACTGTTAAATTCATTCAACGTGCACCAAAACTGCAAAAGCAGCTTGAACTTCAAAAAGCTCCGAAGATTGTTGAACGTACATTACAAAGAATGTTACCGCAGCAAGTTAGAATGGCAACAATGCCCCGAACTATGACAACAGCAGCCCGTCATGGCGGAACTGCTCTTTCATCACTCGGTCGACCAGGTGATTATGTGGATAGGACTTGGTCACCCCAGCAAGCCCAGTTTTACGGACCGAACATTCAAATGGAAGTTGAGAATACTCGTGCTTCATCAAAGCGAGGCACTGCTGGACTGAGAGACAATCTTATTGATTGGATGAATTTTCAAGATCGATTTTCTGGTATGATTGACCAGGGAGCAAATAAAAAAGATATTTCCGGTTTCTTGGAATTCTATCAACTGCAGTATCGCGGAAGTAAAGTTGAAGACAACAATCAACCTGGATGGAATGCAATACCACAGGCTTTGTTGAATTTATCTGATTTCATTAATAATGGTACAAAAGTGAAAGTCTCGCTGAAGGGGACCATTCGTCTTGACAGTAAAGAAATTATGAATATTCCGGTAATATTTATGATTGGTTACAGAGCCGAACCATTATACACAAAGGAAGAAGCCCAGAACTTAGGTCGATACTTGCGTGAAGGAGGTTTCTTATTTATTGATGATGCATTTGCATATGAATCTGGGTCATTCAGCCGGAAAGCAAGACAGCTAGTTACTGATGCATTAGGTTTCGATGCTATTTTTGAGCGTGTTCCAAACAATCATCCACTTTTCCATGCATGGGAAGATTTTGATGCAGTTCCAGCTGGGGACGATAATATCCGTCCGAATGGTATGTCTCTCGCAAATCCCAATCCTGCACAAAGATTAAAACCTGTACCAGAAAGATACAAGTACATTGAAGGAGTATTCCTCGGAGGTCGACTTGCAGTGGTAATTTCAAACAAAGGCTACAGTCGTGCATGGGGAGATTGGTTAAAAAATCCTTCCAGTTTTGGCGGGCCACAAGACAATACAAGACAGTTACAATTTGGACTTAATATAATAGTCTACGCCTGTACACAAAAGGGCGGAATAATTGATAAGAATAAACAAAAAGTTGCAGCAGAGATTAATCAATGA